From the genome of Streptomyces ficellus:
GGCCGGAGCGCACCCGCGAACAGCTGGCGAACGATCCGCTGAACCTGCTGCCGGTCGACGGCGCGACGAACGGCCGGAAGGGCGATTCGGGCCCGGCGTCCTGGCTGCCGCCGCACAAGGCCGTCCGGTGCGCGTACGCGGTGCGGTTCGCGCAGGTGGCGAAGAAGTACCGGCTGGCCGTGACGGCGGCGGACCGGCGCACGATGCTGGCGCAGTGCGGCGGCTGAACCGTGCGGCGGATGAGCCGGTGCGGGCGATAAACCCGTTGGGCGCGGCGCGCCGGGCTGTTTAGCCTGCCCGGATGGAACTGCACATAACGACGCTCGCCGAGCGGCCCGAACTCCAGGGCACCCTCTGGGACATGCTCGACCTGTGGCCGGAGTTCATGCGCCACGACCCCATCGGCTGGGCCAACATCGGCCGGATCGTCACCGAGCTGCCGGAGTACGTGCTCGTCGCCACCGACGCCGAGGGGGCGGTCGTGGCACGCGGGTTCAGCGTTCCGTTCCAGCTGCGGGCGCAGGGGCGCGGTGACCTGCCCGCGACCGGCTGGGACCAGGTGCTGTTGTGGGCGTTCTCGGACCGGCGGCACGGGCGCATCCCCGACACGGTGAGCGCGATCGAGATCGCCGTCGACACCCGTGTCCAGGGCAAGGGCGTGTCGGCGCGGATGCTGGCCGCCATGCGGGACAACGCGGCGCGGATGGGCTTCCGCGAGGTCGTCGCACCGGTCCGCCCCAGCGGCAAGCACCTGGAGGCCGGGACGCCGATGCACGAGTACGCGTTCCGTACGCGGCCGGAGGACGGGCTGCCGCACGACCCCTGGCTGCGGGTCCACGTCCGCGCGGGCGGGGTCGTGGAGGCGGTGGCGCCCGCCTCGATGACGATCGCGCACTCGGTGGAGCGCTGGCGGGAGTGGACCGGGCTGCCGTTCGACACGGACGGCCCGGTGGAGGTGGAGGGCGCGCTGGCGCCGGTGCGGTGCGAGGCGTCGAGCGGGTACGCCGTGTACGTCGAGCCCAACGTGTGGGTGCGCCACCGGCTTTGAGCTCCGCCGTGTGCGGTGCGCACACGGCGGAGCCGGACGGGCCGTCCCCTCCGACGGCCCGTCCGGCTCCTCGCGTTCCCCCCGTCGGTCCCTCTACTCCGCGCCCAGCGCGTCCAGGTCCACGATGTCCTTCTCGGCCGGCTTCTTGGCCGGAACGGGCTTGCCGTAGTCGAGGAACGACATCGTGCCCGGCTCGTCGCCGCCCTTCACGTCGACCTTCAGCAGGTACGGCTCACCCTCGGTGGCGACGTAGATCTTGTACGTCGTGGCGCCGTCCTTCTCGGTGAGGGTCAGGGCCTTCTTGCCGTTGACGGTGGTCTCCTCGCCGCGCTCGGCGGCGTTGCGGCCGGTCTCGAACTCGGACAGCAGCGTGTTGAGTTCGCACATCCCCAGGCTGTCCTTGGCCTCCGGGTCGTCGATGTCCGTCTTCACCCAGCGGCCCTTGAGCATGGTGAGCACGGCCTCCGTCTCCTCGGGCGAGGAGCCCTCGTTCTGGTCGCGCAGGAACGCCTCGTCGAAGCGCAGGTAGGCGAGCCCCCCGGTGCGGAGGATCTCCATGGTGCCGGTGGCGCCCAGGGTGACGGTGCCGGCGCACTGCCCCTTGGTGTCCAGGGCCAGGAACGTCTTCGTCCGGCCGTCCTCCGTCGTGAGGTCGGCGTCGAGTGTGAGGGAGGTGGCCGACTTGGTCGCCTTGATGGCCTTATTGGCTATCTGCTGGCCCGAGAGGCCCGGGAAGGGGCCCTTCTCCTCCGCCTTGGCGCCCGCCGTGCCGGTGGGGCCGCAGGCGCTCAGGCCGAGGGCGGCGGACGTGCACAGGGCGGCCACGAGGGAGACCTTCAGGGCGCGACGGGTGGTGGCAGACATGGGGTGACGACTCCGGGGGTGAAGGGTGAAGGGGTGATGGGGTGAAGAGGTGAAAGGGGGTGGGGAGGGGGAGGGGCGCGACACGACCTAGAGCGTGAGCTCCCACTGCGTGGGGTTGTAGTCGAAGCCGGGGGTGACCTCGACGGTCAGGGTCTTGGCGTCGGCGGGGGCGTCGAAGGCGTACTTCACGGTGGCCTTCTTGCCGGGCAGGACGGTGCCGGTGAAGCCCTTGCCGTACGTGTCGCCGTCGAAGATCTCCTCGGCGGTCGCGCCCTCCGCGCCGGCC
Proteins encoded in this window:
- a CDS encoding N-acetyltransferase; amino-acid sequence: MELHITTLAERPELQGTLWDMLDLWPEFMRHDPIGWANIGRIVTELPEYVLVATDAEGAVVARGFSVPFQLRAQGRGDLPATGWDQVLLWAFSDRRHGRIPDTVSAIEIAVDTRVQGKGVSARMLAAMRDNAARMGFREVVAPVRPSGKHLEAGTPMHEYAFRTRPEDGLPHDPWLRVHVRAGGVVEAVAPASMTIAHSVERWREWTGLPFDTDGPVEVEGALAPVRCEASSGYAVYVEPNVWVRHRL